A single Kwoniella bestiolae CBS 10118 chromosome 6, complete sequence DNA region contains:
- a CDS encoding magnesium-dependent phosphatase-1, whose translation MPRKTRVEHQEPTGGYRELNEEDPEAWPLLVAFDLDYTLWDLWIDTHISPPVKRKGDVLNQLVDRRGQNLSFYREVPSILAELKRRRIHIAAASRTSAPELAREALSLLLLASEEGGDHVRAITYFNTMEIYPGSKLKHFKEIHRKTGIPYDQMLFFDDEHRNYEVESLGVTMQLVPPNGTDRKLWNDGLTLWRKRRGIKVVHDNR comes from the exons ATGCCCAGAAAGACTAGAGTGGAACATCAAGAACCAACAGGAGGGTACAGGGAGCTCAACGAAGAAGATCCCGAAGCATGGCCTTTGTTGGTGGCCTTTGATCTGGA TTATACCTTGTGGGATCTTTGGATTGAC ACGCATATAAGTCCGCCGGTGAAGCGGAAAGGGGATGTATTGAATCAGCTGGTTGATCG CCGCGGTCAGAATCTCTCCTTCTATCGAGAAGTCCCCTCAATACTGGCCGAACTCAAGCGAAGGAGGATACATATAGCTGCTGCATCACGGACGAGTGCACCTGAACT GGCAAGAGAGGCTTTGAGTTTACTGTTACTTGCCTCTGAGGAAGGTGGGGATCATGTTAGGGCGATAACGTATTTCAATACG ATGGAAATATATCCTG gatcaaagctgaaaCATTTTAAAGAGATACATAGAAAGACAGGTATACCGTATGATCAAATG CTCTTCTTCGATGACGAACATAGGAATTACGAGGTGGAATCGCTAGGAGTGACTATGCAGCTTGTTCCCCCCAATGGAACCGATAGGAAGCTGTGGAATGATGGGTTGACGCTTTGGAGGAAGCGGAGGGGGATCAAGGTGGTGCATGATAATAGATAG
- a CDS encoding L-aminoadipate-semialdehyde dehydrogenase, with protein sequence MTVIQDTPLKTGDELKQQLDRWSKRLGTLPSLALPTDYPRPTPAKLIESTQTLSLPSNLAPILGKLTYEFSTLFPSSPLPTPYHILLTSFAILLFRYTPDPSMVICTSSQGTSQPLLLKLDIAVENTFFDVLRQIMEREQEAAEDSIPIHNLVDHLKPEGPLFRVRFFDSTQITSDPTTSLTTDLTLFLLASQTDVPVTRSALAPLYLKLAYNSLLFTQSRITALLESLLQLLSSAAARDPSHPIGSLPLRTEVQAKALPDPTADLDWCGFVGAIPDIFSANAKAHPERICVVQSEPEEGQDIMDGPSRGRRIFTYQQIDEASNVVAHALLKNGLQRGEVVMVYAARSVEMVVCVMGILKAGGVFSVVDPAYPPSRQNVYLSVSTPRALLIISSAGVLAPLVSDYIKENLDLRLLVPAIALTEKGVTGSRSGEEDILAPYQQHAQTPAGVVLGPDSPATLSFTSGSTGIPKGVKGRHYSLTHFFPWMGQRFGLNETSKYTMLSGIAHDPIQRDMFTPLFLGAQLHVPTADDIGTPGRLAEWMADSEVTVTHLTPAMGQLLSAQATRQIPTLKNAFFVGDVLTKRDCTRLQALAKNVCIINMYGTTETQRAVSYFAIPSVNEDSSFLSTQKDLIPAGQGMIDVQLLVVNRTDRNVPCAVGEMGEIYVRSGGLAEGYLDPAATAEKFVPNWFGEGVQREDTLVKTNPEAAKHWFGIRDRMYRSGDLGRYLPDGRVECTGRADDQIKIRGFRIELGEIDTHLSRHPLVRENVTLVRRDKDEEKVLVSYFVPIDGDELDGLMSSSEANGEDESQDLKTEMIRGVKRYRRLIKDIREHLKKKLPSYSVPAVYFPLRKLPLNPNGKIDKPALPFPDTALLAPIPAANTDLTPTQKTIHNIWLKLLPSPPPQVGLDENFFDMGGHSILATRLIFEIRKAFVVNAPLGLVFDKPTIAGQAAEVDSLRNSDLSGADGASNNKQETNVEVDYAADLEVLIKELPETFDPLPSDFSSKKITVFLTGATGYLGAFILKDLLSRRVAKVICLVRAKSPEQGLQRLRDSGEGRGVWDENWVKDGKVEAVIGDLAETNFGLSTSEWDRIALEADAVLHNGAIVHWVYPYPKLRSANVLSTITALKLCTSQYGKKAKQFSFISSTAVMDNEEFIKKSDEHLSANENGIMESDDLSAGTRGLQGGYGQTKWVCEKLIFEAGKRGLNGWTVRPGYILGDSKTAVTNTDDFIWRMVKGCLQLGLIPDINNSLNVCPVDHVALLASLSTLTQLPNQAFSVAQVTGHPKIRFNDLLTSLALYGYNVNQVEYVLWRTKLEHHVLETQDNALFPLLHFVLDDLPTSTKSAEMDDRNAQALASSGGNNPTSGVDVELIGLYIAWLVRAGFLSEPTREGERKLPVLTGEAMRAIGRTTAGN encoded by the exons ATGACTGTCATTCAGGATACTCCCCTCAAGACCGGGGATGAGCTCAAGCAACAGCTAGATAGATGGTCAAAGAGGTTGGGCACTCTGCCTAGTTTGGCTTTGCCTACTGATTATCCCAGgccga CCCCCGCCAAACTCATCGAGTCCACCCAAAcactctccctcccctctaATCTCGCTCCCATTCTCGGTAAACTCACCTACGAattctccaccctcttcccctcctccccccttccAACACCATACCACATCCTTCTCACGTCCTTCGCTATCCTTCTATTCAGGTACACCCCCGACCCATCCATGGTAATATGCACCTCATCACAGGGAACCTCTCAGCCCCTACTCCTCAAATTGGACATCGCAGTTGAGAATACCTTCTTCGACGTCCTTCGTCAAATCATGGAAAGGGAGCAGGAAGCAGCAGAGGACAGTATACCCATTCATAATCTGGTGGATCACCTCAAACCTGAAGGACCATTATTCCGAGTACGATTTTTCGACTCTACCCAAATCACTTCTGATCCCACTACCTCCCTCACAACGGATCTGACATTATTCCTGCTCGCTTCCCAAACGGATGTACCTGTTACTCGAAGCGCACTCGCTCCGTTGTATCTCAAATTGGCTTACAACTCATTACTATTCACACAATCTAGAATAACAGCATTGTTGGAATCGCTCTTACAATTACTCAGCTCAGCAGCTGCACGagacccatctcatcccatcgGATCATTACCCCTCCGAACAGAGGTCCAAGCCAAGGCTTTACCTGATCCAACGGCAGATCTGGATTGGTGTGGATTCGTAGGAGCCATTCCAGATATTTTCAGTGCCAATGCCAAAGCTCACCCAGAGAGGATATGCGTGGTGCAGAGTGAGCCAGAGGAAGGACAGGATATCATGGATGGACCCTCGAGGGGGAGACGGATCTTCACGTATCAGCAGATCGACGAGGCTAGTAATGTCGTTGCCCATGCGCTGTTGAAGAATGGTTTACAACGAGGCGAGGTGGTCATGGTCTATGCGGCGAGGAGTGTGGAGATGGTAGTTTGCGTAATGGGTATTTTGAAGGCTGGTGGTGTATTTTCGGTTGTCG ACCCCGCATACCCACCTTCAAGACAGAATGTCTACCTGTCCGTCTCCACCCCACGAGCCTTACTCATCATCTCCAGTGCCGGAGTCCTTGCCCCATTGGTATCGGACTACATCAAAGAAAACCTTGATCTCAGATTACTTGTCCCCGCCATAGCCCTCACAGAGAAGGGGGTAACAGGTTCAAGATCGGGTGAAGAGGACATTTTGGCTCCGTATCAGCAACATGCCCAGACACCTGCAGGAGTCGTCCTTGGTCCTGATTCACCTGCTACGCTATCGTTCACCTCTGGAAGTACCGGTATCCCCAAGGGAGTCAAGGGTAGACATTACAGTTTGACACATTTCTTCCCTTGGATGGGTCAGCGATTCGGTCTGAACGAAACTTCCAAATATACTATGTTGAGTGGTATCGCCCATGATCCTATTCAGAGAGATA TGTTCACTCCCCTCTTCTTGGGTGCTCAGCTGCATGTACCCACCGCGGATGATATTGGTACACCTGGTAGATTGGCTGAATGGATGGCTGATAGTGAAGTGACCGTCACCCACTTGACTCCTG ctaTGGGTCAATTACTCTCCGCTCAGGCGACTCGACAGATCCCGACCCTCAAGAATGCCTTCTTCGTCGGTGATGTGCTCACCAAACGAGATTGCACAAGACTTCAAGCTCTCGCGAAGAACGTTtgcatcatcaacatgtaCGGTACTACCGAGACTCAACGAGCCGTATCGTACTTCGCCATTCCCAGTGTCAACGAGGACAGTTCCTTCCTATCCACGCAAAAGGATCTGATCCCCGCTGGTCAAGGTATGATCGATGTCCAGCTGCTCGTAGTCAATCGAACCGACCGAAATGTCCCCTGTGCGGTCggtgagatgggtgagaTTTATGTCCGATCCGGTGGTCTCGCTGAAGGATACCTCGACCCGGCTGCCACTGCTGAAAAGTTCGTTCCCAATTGGTTCGGAGAAGGTGTTCAACGGGAAGATACATTAGTGAAGACCAATCCTGAAGCTGCTAAACACTGGTTCGGAATCAGAGATAGAATGTATAGATCTGGTGATCTTGGTAGATACCTTCCCGATGGACGTGTGGAATGTACCGGTCGAGCggatgatcagatcaagATTCGAGGATTCAGAATCGAGTTGGGTGAGATTGATACCCATCTTTCTAGACATCCTTTAGTACGAGAGAATGTGACATTGGTAAGAAGGGAtaaagacgaagagaaggtCTTGGTCTCTTACTTTGTCCCTATCGATGGTGACGAGCTGGACGGATTGATGAGTTCATCAGAAGCCaatggggaagatgaatctCAAGATCTCAAGACTGAGATGATCAGGGGGGTGAAGAGGTACAGGAGGTTGATCAAGGATATTCGAGAACACCTCAAAAAGAAATTACCATCATACTCTGTTCCAGCCGTTTACTTCCCCTTGAGAAAGttacctctcaaccccaacgGTAAGATCGATAAACCGGCTTTACCATTTCCCGATACCGCCCTTCTCGCACCTATCCCAGCGGCCAATACCGACCTGACACCTACGCAAAAGACCATCCATAATATCTGGTTGAAGCTCTTACCTTCCCCACCACCCCAAGTCGGCTTGGACGAAAACTTCTTCGATATGGGTGGACACTCCATCTTGGCCACTAGGTTGATCTTCGAGATTAGAAAAGCGTTTGTCGTAAATGCTCCATTGGGATTGGTCTTTGATAAACCCACGATAGCAGGACAAGCTGCTGAAGTTGATTCGCTCAGAAACTCGGATCTATCAGGTGCAGATGGTGCTTCCAACAACAAGCAGGAAACCAACGTGGAAGTAGACTACGCCGCAGATCTAGAAGTGTTGATCAAAGAATTACCAGAGACATTCGATCCTCTACCATCGGACTTCAGTTCAAAGAAGATTACAGTCTTCTTAACTGGAGCTACAGGTTATCTTGGAGCCTTCATCCTCAAGGATCTACTCTCACGACGAGTGGCCAAGGTGATTTGCTTGGTCCGAGCCAAATCGCCAGAACAGGGATTACAGAGATTAAGGGATAGTGGAGAAGGTCGAGGCGTATGGGACGAGAATTGGGTAAAAGACGGAAAAGTAGAAGCTGTTATTGGTGATTTGGCTGAAACCAACTTTGGTCTATCCACCTCCGAATGGGATCGGATTGCCCTCGAGGCAGACGCGGTATTGCATAATGGAGCGATCGTCCATTGGGTTTACCCTTACCCCAAACTCCGTTCCGCCAACGTTCTCTCCACCATTACTGCCCTCAAACTGTGTACTAGTCAATATGGGAAAAAGGCAAAACAGTTCAGTTTCATCTCGTCAACTGCTGTTATGGATAATGAAGAGTTCATTAAGAAATCCGATGAACACTTGTCGGcaaatgagaatgggataaTGGAATCGGATGATCTCTCTGCTGGGACTAGGGGGTTGCAGGGCGGTTATGGACAGACTAAGTGGGTGTGCGAGAAGTTGATCTTTGAGGCTGGGAAGAGGGGATTGAACGGGTGGACTGTGAGACCGGGGTATATATTGGGTGACTCTAAGACTGCCG TCACAAACACAGACGACTTCATCTGGCGAATGGTCAAGGGATGTCTCCAACTGGGCTTAATCCCAGATATAAACAACTCCCTAAACGTCTGTCCAGTAGACCACGTTGCCCTCCTCGCGTCCCTCTCTACTCTCACTCAACTACCCAACCAAGCATTCTCAGTAGCTCAGGTGACTGGACACCCCAAGATCCGATTCAATGACCTCCTAACTTCCCTAGCGCTGTACGGGTACAATGTCAACCAAGTAGAATATGTCCTATGGAGAACCAAGCTGGAACATCACGTCCTGGAAACTCAGGATAACGCGTTATTCCCTCTCTTGCACTTTGTCCTGGACGATCTACCCACTTCGACCAAATCTGCTGAGATGGACGATAGGAATGCCCAAGCGCTAGCTTCGTCAGGAGGGAACAACCCCACGAGCGGGGTGGATGTGGAATTGATAGGGTTGTACATTGCTTGGCTGGTCAGAGCTGGGTTCCTTTCCGAGCCTAcgagagagggggagaggaagttgCCTGTGTTGACGGGAGAGGCTATGAGGGCTATTGGACGGACTACTGCGGGGAATTAG
- a CDS encoding phosphomethylpyrimidine kinase — MASSSKSLETKKRPHILTIAGSDSSGGAGIQADLKTIEAFGCYGSSVLTGLTAQNTKGVQGVHEVPAEFVTQQFKSVVTDDYPKCIKLGMLTNSSIIRALALELKQWDTINVLDPVMISTSGHALLPEDAIEAMKELYPLVDYFTPNIPEAIKLTGYSTTSQSKLNLEQMIELAKLTNTKTGAFTVLLKGGHTSISRREVLDIKNREKGDYDIVWEEGDDDLDTIEVLSLYSAYKQIPKSEEEQLVVDVLVNKGEVVALFVGKKIDSKNTHGTGCTLSTAIACAYATESREVPDFNLRMFKKAISYTKTAIASSYPFGQGHGPLNHAHLSVKRALPPPTKYNPHPFVSHLIQSNLPLWKSYVKHPFVVQLGKGTLPKECFEHYIKQDYHYLKHYARAHALGAYKANSFEDIKAFTDIAGHIARESEMHVNYCKSFGIDLPTLESTPESAPCAAYARYVIDIGTQGDILDLYMSVASCLIGYGEVGLWLQKQVEVGEATLEGNLYRKWMEDYSGKDFLGAVERGIENLERRIAEDPPTEARLARLTAIWHECVRLESAFWDMGLNLIK; from the exons ATGGCTTCCTCGAGCAAGTCCCTGGAGACAAAGAAGAGACCTCATATCCTCACCATAGCAG GAAGCGATTCTTCCGGAGGAGCAGGTATACAG GCAGATCTCAAGACAATAGAAGCCTTTGGATGTTATGGATCTTCAGTCCTTACCGGCCTCACAGCGCAGAATACCAAGGGCGTGCAAGGTGTACATGAAGTGCCCGCTGAATTCGTCACACAGCAG TTCAAATCTGTGGTAACCGACGATTACCCAAAATGCATAAAACTTGGCATGCTCaccaactcatccatcatccgtGCTCTCGCTCTCGAACTCAAACAATGGGATACCATCAACGTCCTGGACCCAGTGATGATCTCCACCTCTGGTCACGCTCTGTTACCTGAAGATGCTATCGAAGCAATGAAGGAGCTATACCCCCTAGTCGACTATTTCACACCGAACATCCCGGAGGCTATCAAGCTTACCGGGTATTCTACTACCTCTCAGTCGAAACTGAATTTGGAGCAGATGATTGAATTGGCTAAACTTACCAATACCAAGACAGGAGCATTCACAGTCCTTCTCAAGGGGGGTCATACATCTATCTCGAGGCGGGAAGTATTGGATATTAAGAATAGGGAGAAAGGGGACTATGACATTGtatgggaagagggggatgatgatcttgataCCATCGAGGTTCTCTCTTTGTACTCTGCCTATAAGCAGATACCAAAatcggaggaagagcagcTGGTAGTGGATGTGCTAGTGAATAaaggggaggtggtggcACTGTTCGTAGGCAAGAAGATAGATAGTAAGAATACGCACGGGACGGGATGTACGTTGAGTACGGCTATTGCTTGTGCGTATGCCACGGAATCAAGGGAGGTGCCAG ACTTCAACCTGCGCATGTTCAAGAAGGCTATATCATACACTAAAACTGCTATTGCGTCATCATATCCCTTCGGTCAAGGTCATGGTCCGTTGAACCATGCTCATTTGAGTGTGAAGCGAGCGCTACCTCC ACCAACGAAATACAACCCCCATCCATTCGTCTCTCACTTGATCCAATCAAATCTCCCATTGTGGAAGTCCTAC GTGAAACACCCATTCGTCGTCCAGCTTGGTAAAGGAACATTACCTAAAGAATGCTTTGAGCATTATATCAAGCAGGATTATCACTATCTGAAGCACT ATGCTCGTGCTCATGCGCTAGGAGCGTACAAGGCCAATTCCTTCGAGGACATCAAGGCGTTTACTGATATTGCTGGACATATCGCCAGAGAGTCTGAGATGCACGTCAAT TACTGCAAATCCTTCGGTATAGACCTCCCAACCCTCGAATCAACCCCCGAATCAGCCCCTTGTGCAGCCTACGCCCGATACGTCATTGACATAGGAACCCAGGGGGATATACTCGATCTTTACATGTCCGTGGCGTCTTGTCTTATTGGATACGGCGAAGTGGGTTTATGGTTACAAAAgcaggtggaggtgggtgaggCGACTTTGGAGGGGAATTTGTATAGGAAGTGGATGGAGGATTATAGTGGGAAGGACTTTTTGGGGGCGGTGGAGAGGGGGATTG AAAACCTCGAACGTAGGATCGCAGAGGATCCCCCCACCGAAGCTAGGTTGGCGAGACTCACGGCGATATGGCATGAGTGCGTCAGGTTGGAGAGTGCGTTTTGGGATATGGGATTGAACTTGATCAAGTGA